GCGTGCGACCGTTGGGCGTGAACGCGTCCGACGTGGATACCATGCGGCACAGGCTTGGCCTGGCAATTTCGGCCACGTAGTGCTGGACCATCAGCGTCTTGCCGATCATCTCGACATTGATGGACATGCGCGTGCCATCGTCGGTGCGGGTCGAGCCAGCGGAGATATGGTCGGGCGGGCAGCAGCGCTGATACTCCGCTTCGGGCAGGTTGAACAGCCAGTCCGCGATGTCCACCTTCTCGATCGGCGCGTTGATGATCGCGGTGTAGGCGGAGGCGGACAGCAGCTTGTCGGTGATGATGATGTCGGACATGGTGGACTCCTTGGGTGAGGCCCCACTATCGATCCGGCACCGGTTGCGCACAGCCATCTCTTGGTATGCACGGTTGGACCGGCGCGGACACCAGGCTGCATACCAAGGTTTTAGAACGCGGCCAGCCGCACGCCGTCCACGCTCGCAATGGCATCCAGGCGCACGACGCTTCCGTCGTCCAGGTGCATGTACTCGGCGCCCTCCTTCGCACGCAGGTCCGTGATCCGTGCCAGCGCCGTGCATTCCTCTCCCGCCGCGTCCACGTACACGATGGTCACGCGGCGTTGGCTGGTGGCGGTGGCTTCCAGCACATCGTGGAACTCGCAGTTGATCGGGCGGTAGGTTGTGGTCATTGCCGTAGTCTCACGCAACAGGACGGAGGGAACACCTGGGTTGGCTGGCCGGAACCCGGCCAGCACGGACCGCTGGAATCAACGCAGTTTGACGCCGGGGAAATCGACCGGCACCGCAAAGGCGACGTTGACGTAGTTGGTGAACAGATTCAACGCGACGTGGGCGAGGATTTCGACGATCGCTTCATCATTGAAGCCCACGTTCCGCAGCTGGGCGACATCGGCATCGTCGATCTGGCCACGGCCTTCCACCACGCGCAGCGCGAAGTGCAGCGCGGCAGCTGTCTTGGGATCATCGGACTCACCGCCCTGCGCGGCGCTCATTTCCTGGCTGCTGGCACCGGCCTTGCGGCCCAGTGCGGTGTGCGCGGCCAGGCAGTACTCGCAGGCGTTGCGGTTGGCGATGGCCACGGCGATCTTCTCGCCCAGCGCGGCCGGAATGATGCCGCCGCCCAGCGCGCCGAACGATCCCCACATGCTCTTCAGGGCAGCGGTGGAATTGGCAACGGCACGGAACATGTTGGGGGTGGCACCGAAGGCGGAATGGATCTGGCCGAGCAGGGCCTGGCGTTCGCCGGTGGTGTCGGCGGCGTTGATCAGCGGGATACGGGACATGGTGTGGATTCCTTTGAATGCCGGCGCGGGGTGGCCGGTTGATGGGCATAATAGGAACCCGGTCGGGACGTTTGGTGTCTGTATGTCGCTCATAGATGTCAATTCGTCCAGCCCTTCCATCGACCGTCTGACCCCGGTCCTGGAGCGGTTCCGGGTCCAGGCCACGCTGTTCCATGCCGGCCCGCTGTGCGGGCACCAGCACTTCGACGCGCAGCCTGGCCGCGGCTTCCTGCACGTGCTGCGCCGGGGCGAAATGGACCTGCTGTATCGCGACGGCTCGCGCCTGGCGCGCACCCATCTGAGCGAGCCCACGCTGCTGCTGTTTCCGCGCGCGGTGCACCACGAGTTCATCAACCCGCCGGTGGACGGCTCGGACTTCACCTGCGCCACGCTCGATTTCGATGGTGGCGCCCGCAACCCGATCGTGCAGTCGCTGCCGGAAGCGATCGTGTTGCCACTGGGCGCCATTGACGGCCTGCAGGCGACGCTGGACCTGCTGTTCGCCGAATCGGACCAGTTGCGCTGCGGGTCGCGCCTGCTCGCCAACCGCCTGTTCGAGGTCGTGTTGATCCAGGTGCTGCGCTGGATCATCGACCACCCCGGCAAGGCGCAGGTGTCGCCCGGCATGATGATGGGCCTGTCCGACCCCCGCTTGGCCAAGGCACTGATGGCGGTGCACGCCGAACCCGATGCCGACTGGACCCTCGAACGCATGGCCGAACGCGCAGGCATGTCGCGCAGCGCATTCGCCGCTGCCTTCAAGACCGCCACCGGCACCACGCCGGCGGCGTATTCGCTGGACTGGAAACTCAACGTGGCCACCTCGCTGCTGCGGGCCGGTCGTGCGGTCAAGCAGGTGGCGCTGGAGCTCGGCTTCGCCGACGCGCCCACCTTTTCGCGCGCCTTCCGCCGGCGCACCGGCGCCTCGCCGCGCGAGTGGTTGAACGCGCACGGCGAGGGTGGGTAGGCAGGCAGTTACTTGTCCAGGAACGCGACCAGCGCGGGGATCGTCTGCTCCGGGGCTTCTTCCATCAGCCAATGGCCGGAGCCTTTGACGATCACGCCTTCCACATTGGTGTCCACCAGCTTGGCCTGGTCGATCAGGAACTGGCCGCCGGCCTTCTCACCGGACAGCACCAGCATCGGCATGTGCAGCGGCGTCTTCGCGAAGCCCGCAAAGTCCTTGGCATCCTGCTCGAAGTTCTTGAAGTACTCAAAGCCCGCGCGCATGCCGCCGGGGCGTGCGTACTCGGACGCATAGAACTGCCTGTCGGCCTCGGGCACGGAGTGGGTGCGGTCGGCGGCGAAGTCGTTCCAGAAGTGCTCGAAGTAGGTGCGCTCGCGGCCATCCACCAGCTTCAACGGGGTTTCGCCGTAGAAGTGGAAGTGCCACAGATCGCGCAGCAGCCACACGTGGGTCCAGTCGCCCACGCCGGGCAGGAATGCATCCATCAACACGATGCTGTCCACTTCGTCCTGGTACTGGGCGGCGTACGCATAAGCCACCATCAGGCCGATGTCATGGCCGACGATCTTGACCTTGGGGTAGCCCAACGACTTCACCAGCGCGTGGATATCCTGCGCCAGCGTTTTCTTGTCGTAGCCGCCGTCCGGTTTGGACGACTGCCCGGCACCGCGCAGGTCGGGCGCGATGACCACATGGCGGCCGGCCAGCTGCGGCATCAACGGGCGCCACATGTGGCTGGTTTCGGCATAGCCGTGCAGCAGCACCACCGGCGATGCATCGCCTTGGCCGGCCTGCAGGTAATGCAGGGTGACGCCGTTGACGTTGGCGTTGTGGCTCTGGATGGCCGCGCTGCCGGCCGCCTGCGCAGTGGCATGCACGGCCAGCATCAGCACCAGCGCGGTGGCGGCGCGGCGGAACGAACGGGAAAGCAGTTTCATGACGATTCTCCTGGAAAAGGGCGGGGCGTCAGAGCTGGCTCATGCCACCGTCGGCGATGATTTCGGTGCCAACGATGTAGGCCGATTCGGGTGAGGACAGGTGCAGCACGGTGGCGGCAATTTCTTCCGGGGTGCCGAAGCGGCCCAGCGGAATCTGGCTCTGGATCTGTGCGGCGGTGGCGTCCAGCGCGGCGGCATCCAGGCCGAGCTTGGTGTAGATCGGGGTGGAAACCGGACCCGGGCTGAGCACGTTGACGCGCACGCCGCGCGGCAGCAGTTCGGCCGAGAGCGTTTTTGCGAGCGAGATCACGGCGGCTTTACTGGCCGCGTACACCGAGGTGTTGGGCATGCCGATGCGGGCGTTGATCGAGCCGTTGATCACCACCGACGCGCCCGGGTTGAGCAGCGGCAGCAGTGCCTGCAGCTGGAAGTAGGGGCCCTTGATGTTGGTGTTGAAGATCTGGTCCCACAGCGCTTCGTCCACGTCCGGGTAGGCGGCGAACTTCGCTGCGCCGGCGTTGACGAACACGGCGTCCAGGCGCACCTCGGCGGCGGCCAGGGTCTCGGCCAGGGCGCGCGCGGCGGCGATGTCGCCGGCATCGTTCACCACCACCAGCGCAGTGCTGCCCACCGCCGCTGCAGCCTGCTCCAATGCGGCGGCATCGCGGCCGGTGATGACCACACGGGCGCCTTCGGCGGCGAAGGCCTTGGCCGCAGCCAGGCCGATGCCGCTGCTGCCGCCGGTGACAAGGACGGTCTTGTTGATGAAACGGTTCATGCTGATCTCCTTCGATGGTGGCGTTGTGCCGTGAGCCCATGTTGCGCGGGCGTTCTCCTGTTTCCGTGCCACAATCGCGACGAACTCGTTCGAAGGGATCGAACATGTTGTCTGCCGACGAACTGGCCCTGCTGGAAGCCATCCGCGAGAGCGGCAGCCTGTCGCGTGCTGCAGCCCGCTTGGGCAAGGCGCCGTCCACGGTGTCGCACGCCGCCCGCCAGCTGGAGGCGCGCTTCGACGCCCTGCTGTTCGACCGCCGCCGCTACCGCCTGCAGCTCACCCCGGCCGGCCATCTGCTGGCCCAGGAAGCGGCGCGCCTGATGCTCGATGTGTCCCGGCTCACCCGCCGGGTCAAACAGGTGGCCGGTGGCTGGGAAGACCGGCTGTGGATCGTTACCGACGAAATCCTGGAATTCGAAACGCTGCTGCCGGTCATCCATGCCTTCGACGCGCTCGCCTCCGGCGTCACCCTGCGGATTACCCACGAAGTCCTTACCGGCACCTGGGACGCGCTGCGCGACGGGCGTGCCGACCTGGTGGTGGGCGCCACCAACGAACCGCCGGTCATTCCGGGCCTGCGCTGGTTCGAGCTGGGGGTGATGGAGTGGGTCTTTGCCGTGGCGCCCCACCATCCGCTGGCCAGGGCGCCGGAGCCGGTCGACGCGTCAGCATTGCTGCAGCACCGCGCGGTGGTGGTGGCCGATACCTCCCGCAGGCTCGAGGTGCGCGGCTATGGCGTGCTCGGTGGCCAGCCGTCGCTGGCGGTGCCGAGCATGCATGCCAAGATCCGCGCGCAGTGCGAAGGCCTGGGCGTGGGCTGGCTGCCGCGCGAGCGGGTGGCCGGCCTGCTTGCGCGCGGGACGCTGGTGGAAAAACGCATGGCCGACCCGCGCGAACCCAACCTGCTGTACGTGGCCTGGCGCGGCGATCACCAGGGCAGGGCGCTGGAGTGGTGGCTGGCACAGCTCAAACACGAACGCCTCGCCTCGCGCCTGGTGACGGGCATCGCGCTGGCGTGATCACGCGCTGCGCTCCGCGTCCACGGCGACGCCGCTGGGCAGGTGCCGCTCGATCCATTGCTTGAAGTCGCGCACCACGCCTTCGCGCCCTGCATCGTTGAGCAGGTCATGGGCGTGGTCCTTGTACAGCAGCAGCGTCTTGTCGGCGGAACCGGCGTTGTCGTCGAACACCTGGCTGCCGGCGGGGACGGTGACCTTGTCGGCGGTGCCATGCGCGATCAGTACCGGCAGGCGCAGGCTCGGGAAACCGCGCCTGAGCCGGTCGATGCCGACCAGCATCTGCGCCACGGTGAGCGCCGTCTGCTTCTCGTTGGCGATGAGGGGATCGGCATTGAGCGCCGCTACCACCTCGGGCAGCCGCGAGAATTCCTTGTTGGGCAGCTTGAGCACCCGCAGCTTCGGGAACGGGCCACTGAGCCAGCGCACCAGTGCCAGTACCGGCGCCGGTGCCGGCACCTGGAAGGCGTAGCTTTCGCAGATCAGGCCGGCCAGTTCGTCCTGGTGCGCCAGCGTGTACGCCGAGGCGATCACCCCGCCGGCACTGTGCCCGAGCAGGAATACCGGCAGTCCGGGTTCGCGCGAGCGCGCGACATCCAGCAGCGACTGCACGTCGGCCAGGTAATCGTCGAAGTGCTCGACATGGAAACGTTCGCCAGTGGATTTGCCGCGGCCGCGCAGATCCACGGCATACACGGCCAGGCCCATCGCGGTGAACTGCGCGGCGGCCCACTGGTAGTGCCCGCTATGGGAGTTGAAGCCGGGCACGATGGCCAGCACCGCGCGCACCTTCCCGGTCGGGCGCCAGCTGCGGATGAACAGCTCGCGCTCGCCGCCGCTGATGAATTCTTCGCTGCGGGAGGGGCCGCGGACGTCGGACGGCACGGCATGCAGGGCTGCGGGGGGAACAGTATTCATGGCAGGTCCTCGGTGACGAAGCTGCGCGCCTGCATGGCCGGCGCGTAAGGGGTGCGCAGGGGAAGGCGCTCAGGTGCTGAGGAACGCGAGCAGGTCCTGGTTGAGCTGCTCCTTGGCGGTATCGCCCAGGCTGTGGCCACCGCCGGGATAGATCTTCAGCTGCGCGCCCTTGATCAGCGTGACCGAACGCAGGGCTGCGGCCTTGATCGGCACGATCTGGTCGTCGTCGCCGTGGATGATCAGGGTGGGAACATCGAACTTCGCCAGGTCGGCGGTGAAGTCGGTTTCGGAAAACGCCTTGATGCAGTCGTAGGCGTTCTTGTGGCCCGACTGCATGCCCTGCGTCCACCACGAGCGGATCAATCCTTCGGACACCTTCGCGCCCGGGCGGTTGAAACCGAAGAACGGACCTGTCGCCACATCCAGGAAGAACTGCGCGCGGTCGGCGAGGTAGGCGCTGCGGAAGCCGTCGAACACCTCGATCGGCAGGCCGTCGGGGTTGTCGGCGGTCTTGAGCATGATCGGCGGCACCGCGCCCATCAGCACCGCCTTGGCCACCCGGCTGGTGCCATGCCGGCCGATGTAGCGCGCCACTTCGCCGCCGCCGGTGGAATGGCCGACCAGGGTGACGTCGGTTACGCCAAGGTGTTCGAACAGCTCGGCCAGGTCATCGGCATAGGTATCCATGTCGTTGCCGTTCCACGGCTGGCTGGAACGCCCGTGCCCGCGCCGGTCGTGGGCGATGCAGCGGTAGCCCTTGCCGGCCAGGAAGAACATCTGCGCTTCCCACGCATCGGCATTGAGCGGCCAGCCATGGCTGAAGGACACCACGGGGCCGCTGCCCCAGTCCTTGTAGTAGAGGGAGGTACCGTCGGAGGTGGTGAAGTAGCTCATGGCAGCCTCGGCAGAAGGGACGTGCGCAGCCTCCCACGCGCGCGCAGGACGGGGCATCGGTCGTTCGGGCGCGCAGGTGCTCCCCCATCCGGGGGCTGCGGCGCCGTCGCCCCCACATGGGGGATTTACGGATAACCCGGCCGGCGGCGGCCACCGGCCCGCGTCGGCGCTACCCTTGCCAGCAGCACGACGTCGCGCCGTGCATCGGGAGAACGCCATGCTCGACCGCCTGGCTGTGCTGGATGAGATCCTGGAGCGCCACGCCGAGGTGCTGGGCCGGGACTTCCATCCCTATCGCAACCACACCTACCGCGTGGCCAATTTCCACTGGTGCATGCTGCCGGGCACGGTGCACGATCTGTACGTCCTGTCGGTGGCCGTTGCGTTTCATGATCTTGGGATCTGGACTGCTGGCACCTTTGATTACCTGGCGCCTTCCGAAGCGCTGGCCCGGCAGTACCTGCTCGAGCAGGACCGGCCGGAACTGGTGCCGGTGGTGGTGGCGATGATCAGCGAGCACCACCGGATCTCGCGCGTCCCACCGGACCAGGACCGCCGCATCGAGGCGTTCCGCCGCGCCGACTGGATCGATGTTTCGCTGGGGCTGCTCCGCTTCGACCTGCATCCGGATGACTTCACCCGCGCCGTAGAGCGATTCCCGCGCCTGGGCTTCCACCTGCGCCTGGTCCAGTTCTCGCTGCGGCATGGGCTGCGCCATCCGCTGCGGCCGCTGCCGATGATGAAGCGCTAGTCGTCCAGCCGCACCAGCCCACGACGCAGGGCGATATGGATGGCTTCGGTACGGGTGCGTGCACCGATCTTCTCGAAGATGCGCGCCAGGTGTGACTTCACCGTTTCCGATGAGATGCCCAGGTCGTTGGCAATGCGCTTGTTCTCCCACCCCTGCGCCAGCGCGGCCAGGATGGACTGCTCGCGCGCGGTCAGCGGTTCCTCGCCGATGTGCTGGGCGATCTCTTCGGAGATCTCCGCCGACAGGCAGCGCTTGCCCTGTGCCACGCGGTGCAGCGCCTCCACCAGTTCGCGGCGCAGCGAATTCTTCAGCAGGTAGCCGCAGGCACCCGCTGCCAGTGCATCGCGCGCATTCGCATCGCCCCGGTAGGTGGTCAGGATGACCACGCGGGCCTGCGGAAACTCCGCGCGCAGGCGGCGGGTCAGTTCGATCCCATCCATACCGGGCATCTGCAGGTCGACCAGCGCGATGTCCGGCCGCAGGCGCCGGTACTGTTCGATGCCGTCCAGTGCGTCGGCGGCCTCGCCGACCAGTTCCAGGCCCGGTTCCACCTCCAGCATGGATGCGATGCCCTGGCGGATCAGGGGATGGTCATCGATGGTCAGGATGCGGAGGGTCATGGCAAGGTCCTGGTGAGGAGTGCACCGTGCATCGTGGCGCTGCCCAACGCAAGCGCTTTCCTCAGCGCCGGAAGCCCCGCCAGCGTGGCAGGCGCACCGCTACCCGGGTGCCGCCGGTGGCCAGTGCCTGCACCGACAGCGTGCCGCCGCACAGTGCCGCGCGTTCGCGCATGCCAGGCAGGCCCCAATGTCCTTCGCTGCCGCCGTGGACCACCACCTCGTCCTGGATGCCACAGCCATCGTCCTCGATCTCGACGAGGGTGTGCAGCAGTGCATAGGTGATGCGGACGGTGATGCCCGATGCATGGGCGTGGCGGGTGGCATTGGCGAATGCCTCGCGCACGATCCGGTACACCTCGCCCAGCTCGGGTTGGCGCCAGCGACGCGGCCGGCCGCGTACCTCGAGCGCGAACGCGATCCCGGCGGGTAGCTCGAGCTGGGCCGGCAATGCGCGCACTGCCGTTTCCAGATCGTCGACG
This is a stretch of genomic DNA from Stenotrophomonas rhizophila. It encodes these proteins:
- a CDS encoding alpha/beta fold hydrolase; the protein is MKLLSRSFRRAATALVLMLAVHATAQAAGSAAIQSHNANVNGVTLHYLQAGQGDASPVVLLHGYAETSHMWRPLMPQLAGRHVVIAPDLRGAGQSSKPDGGYDKKTLAQDIHALVKSLGYPKVKIVGHDIGLMVAYAYAAQYQDEVDSIVLMDAFLPGVGDWTHVWLLRDLWHFHFYGETPLKLVDGRERTYFEHFWNDFAADRTHSVPEADRQFYASEYARPGGMRAGFEYFKNFEQDAKDFAGFAKTPLHMPMLVLSGEKAGGQFLIDQAKLVDTNVEGVIVKGSGHWLMEEAPEQTIPALVAFLDK
- a CDS encoding alpha/beta fold hydrolase, with protein sequence MSYFTTSDGTSLYYKDWGSGPVVSFSHGWPLNADAWEAQMFFLAGKGYRCIAHDRRGHGRSSQPWNGNDMDTYADDLAELFEHLGVTDVTLVGHSTGGGEVARYIGRHGTSRVAKAVLMGAVPPIMLKTADNPDGLPIEVFDGFRSAYLADRAQFFLDVATGPFFGFNRPGAKVSEGLIRSWWTQGMQSGHKNAYDCIKAFSETDFTADLAKFDVPTLIIHGDDDQIVPIKAAALRSVTLIKGAQLKIYPGGGHSLGDTAKEQLNQDLLAFLST
- a CDS encoding alpha/beta hydrolase, which produces MNTVPPAALHAVPSDVRGPSRSEEFISGGERELFIRSWRPTGKVRAVLAIVPGFNSHSGHYQWAAAQFTAMGLAVYAVDLRGRGKSTGERFHVEHFDDYLADVQSLLDVARSREPGLPVFLLGHSAGGVIASAYTLAHQDELAGLICESYAFQVPAPAPVLALVRWLSGPFPKLRVLKLPNKEFSRLPEVVAALNADPLIANEKQTALTVAQMLVGIDRLRRGFPSLRLPVLIAHGTADKVTVPAGSQVFDDNAGSADKTLLLYKDHAHDLLNDAGREGVVRDFKQWIERHLPSGVAVDAERSA
- a CDS encoding LysR family transcriptional regulator — protein: MLSADELALLEAIRESGSLSRAAARLGKAPSTVSHAARQLEARFDALLFDRRRYRLQLTPAGHLLAQEAARLMLDVSRLTRRVKQVAGGWEDRLWIVTDEILEFETLLPVIHAFDALASGVTLRITHEVLTGTWDALRDGRADLVVGATNEPPVIPGLRWFELGVMEWVFAVAPHHPLARAPEPVDASALLQHRAVVVADTSRRLEVRGYGVLGGQPSLAVPSMHAKIRAQCEGLGVGWLPRERVAGLLARGTLVEKRMADPREPNLLYVAWRGDHQGRALEWWLAQLKHERLASRLVTGIALA
- a CDS encoding AraC family transcriptional regulator; the protein is MSLIDVNSSSPSIDRLTPVLERFRVQATLFHAGPLCGHQHFDAQPGRGFLHVLRRGEMDLLYRDGSRLARTHLSEPTLLLFPRAVHHEFINPPVDGSDFTCATLDFDGGARNPIVQSLPEAIVLPLGAIDGLQATLDLLFAESDQLRCGSRLLANRLFEVVLIQVLRWIIDHPGKAQVSPGMMMGLSDPRLAKALMAVHAEPDADWTLERMAERAGMSRSAFAAAFKTATGTTPAAYSLDWKLNVATSLLRAGRAVKQVALELGFADAPTFSRAFRRRTGASPREWLNAHGEGG
- a CDS encoding carboxymuconolactone decarboxylase family protein, producing MSRIPLINAADTTGERQALLGQIHSAFGATPNMFRAVANSTAALKSMWGSFGALGGGIIPAALGEKIAVAIANRNACEYCLAAHTALGRKAGASSQEMSAAQGGESDDPKTAAALHFALRVVEGRGQIDDADVAQLRNVGFNDEAIVEILAHVALNLFTNYVNVAFAVPVDFPGVKLR
- a CDS encoding SDR family oxidoreductase, encoding MNRFINKTVLVTGGSSGIGLAAAKAFAAEGARVVITGRDAAALEQAAAAVGSTALVVVNDAGDIAAARALAETLAAAEVRLDAVFVNAGAAKFAAYPDVDEALWDQIFNTNIKGPYFQLQALLPLLNPGASVVINGSINARIGMPNTSVYAASKAAVISLAKTLSAELLPRGVRVNVLSPGPVSTPIYTKLGLDAAALDATAAQIQSQIPLGRFGTPEEIAATVLHLSSPESAYIVGTEIIADGGMSQL
- a CDS encoding response regulator, translating into MTLRILTIDDHPLIRQGIASMLEVEPGLELVGEAADALDGIEQYRRLRPDIALVDLQMPGMDGIELTRRLRAEFPQARVVILTTYRGDANARDALAAGACGYLLKNSLRRELVEALHRVAQGKRCLSAEISEEIAQHIGEEPLTAREQSILAALAQGWENKRIANDLGISSETVKSHLARIFEKIGARTRTEAIHIALRRGLVRLDD